In a genomic window of Zootoca vivipara chromosome 5, rZooViv1.1, whole genome shotgun sequence:
- the GRK5 gene encoding G protein-coupled receptor kinase 5 isoform X3: protein MYFDRFLQWKWLERQPVTKNTFRQYRVLGKGGFGEVCACQVRATGKMYACKRLEKKRIKKRKGESMALNEKQILEKVNSQFVVNLAYAYETKDALCLVLTIMNGGDLKFHIYNMGNPGFEEERALFHAAEILCGLEDLHKENTVYRDLKPENILLDDYGHIRISDLGLAVKIPDGESIRGRVGTVGYMAPEVLNNQRYTLSPDYWGLGCLIYEMIAGQSPFRGRKEKVKREEVDRRVLETEEVYSHKFSEEAKSICKMLLTKDVKQRLGCQEDGAAEVKRHPFFKSMNFKRLEAGMLDPPFVPDPRAVYCKDVLDIEQFSTVKGVNLDQTDDDFYSKFSTGSVSIPWQNEMIETECFKELNVFGPNGTISPDLNKSYPPEPPKKGLLHRIFKRQHQNNSKTSPNSKASLNHHINSNHVSSNSTGSS from the exons ATGTACTTTGATCGATTTCTCCAGTGGAAATGGCTGGAAAG GCAACCAGTAACGAAAAACACATTTAGGCAGTACAGGGTATTAGGAAAAGGTGGTTTCGGGGAG GTGTGTGCTTGCCAAGTACGAGCAACTGGGAAAATGTATGCATGCAAAAGATTAGAGAAAAAAAGGATAAAGAAGAGGAAAGGTGAATCCATGGCCCTAAATGAAAAGCAGATTCTAGAAAAAGTCAATAGTCAATTTGTA GTCAACTTAGCCTATGCCTATGAAACAAAGGATGCGCTCTGTCTAGTTCTAACCATAATGAATGGGGGTGACCTGAAGTTCCACATCTATAATATGGGGAACCCAGGCTTTGAGGAAGAAAGAGCTTTGTTTCATGCAGCAGAGATTCTTTGTGGCTTAGAAGACCTGCACAAAGAGAACACTGTGTACAG gGATTTGAAGCCAGAAAATATCCTGTTAGATGATTATG GCCACATCAGAATATCTGATTTGGGTCTAGCTGTTAAAATCCCTGATGGTGAATCAATCCGTGGACGGGTAGGAACAGTCGGTTACATGG cTCCAGAAGTCTTGAATAACCAACGATACACCCTCAGCCCTGACTACTGGGGGTTAGGTTGCCTGATCTATGAGATGATTGCAGGACAATCTCCCTTtcgtggaaggaaagagaaggtgAAGCGAGAAGAGGTAGACAGGAGAGTCTTGGAGACCGAGGAGGTGTATTCCCATAAATTCTCTGAGGAGGCAAAGTCTATCTGCAAAATG CTACTGACCAAAGAtgtgaagcagaggctgggttgTCAGGAGGATGGTGCAGCCGAAGTAAAGAGGCACCCATTTTTCAAGAGCATGAATTTCAAACGCTTAGAAGCAGGAATGTTGGACCCTCCTTTTGTCCCTGAT CCCAGAGCAGTGTACTGCAAAGACGTGTTGGACATAGAACAGTTTTCAACTGTCAAGGGAGTGAACCTGGACCAAACAGATGACGATTTCTATTCCAAGTTCTCCACAGGCTCCGTTTCTATTCCATGGCAAAACGAG ATGATCGAAACGGAATGTTTTAAAGAACTAAATGTGTTTGGACCAAATGGTACTATCTCACCAGACCTTAACAAAAGCTACCCGCCAGAACCGCCGAAGAAAGGATTGCTGCACAGAATATTTAAGCGTCAG CATCAGAACAATTCCAAGACTTCTCCAAACTCAAAGGCCAGTTTAAATCACCATATCAATTCCAACCATGTAAGTTCAAACTCCACTGGGAGCAGCTAG